A genomic stretch from ANME-2 cluster archaeon includes:
- the tsaA gene encoding tRNA (N6-threonylcarbamoyladenosine(37)-N6)-methyltransferase TrmO: MHEIKYKPIGIIHSPFKEPKGTPIQPAAAKGIGGKVEVFSEYAKGLKDVEGFSHIILVCHFHLSGKPSLKVKPFMDKQMRGVFATRAPSRPNPIGISIVRLVKIEENILHIQDVDIIDGTPLLDIKPYVGEFDENEVYKIGWLEKNVHKLPTSKDDGRFIK, encoded by the coding sequence ATGCATGAAATAAAGTACAAGCCAATCGGAATAATTCACTCTCCATTCAAAGAACCTAAAGGAACACCCATACAACCCGCAGCCGCTAAAGGTATTGGTGGAAAAGTGGAGGTATTTTCAGAATATGCTAAAGGATTAAAGGATGTTGAAGGATTTTCTCACATCATTTTAGTATGCCACTTCCACTTATCCGGGAAGCCCTCATTAAAAGTAAAGCCGTTTATGGATAAGCAAATGCGTGGAGTTTTTGCAACAAGAGCTCCAAGTAGGCCGAATCCAATCGGTATTTCGATAGTGCGTCTTGTTAAAATTGAAGAAAACATACTTCATATTCAAGATGTGGATATTATTGATGGTACTCCCCTCTTGGATATTAAACCCTATGTAGGCGAATTTGATGAAAACGAGGTTTATAAGATAGGATGGCTTGAGAAAAATGTACATAAACTTCCAACGTCAAAGGATGATGGGAGATTTATAAAATGA